A region of Staphylococcus sp. IVB6181 DNA encodes the following proteins:
- a CDS encoding M42 family metallopeptidase, with the protein MDKTNKLLKTLTDVNGTAGHEYKVKKVMRDYLEPVSDELVEDNLGGIFGKKKAAKGSKTVMVAGHLDEVGFMVTQIDDNGFLKFIPVGGWWNQVMLSQKVTVTTDDDKEIRGIIGSKPPHVLTPEQRKAPIDMKEMFIDIGVKSKEEAQKLGVDVGDMVTPYSEFEVLGNDDYLTAKAFDNRFGCALAVETLNHLKDTSINIDLVSGATVQEEVGLRGAKVAANKIKPDLAIAVDVGIAYDTPGMGGGMHEAELGKGPLVVMMDASVIGHSGFRKHVKKVAEEKGIEVQWDTTPGGGTDAGSIHLANEGIPSIVIGVPLRYMHSNVSVMHKQDYLNAVKLVTEVVKSLDDETVDNIIW; encoded by the coding sequence ATGGATAAAACAAACAAATTATTAAAAACACTAACAGATGTGAATGGTACAGCGGGTCATGAATACAAGGTTAAAAAAGTAATGAGAGATTATTTAGAACCTGTATCTGATGAATTGGTTGAAGATAATTTAGGCGGTATCTTCGGTAAGAAGAAAGCAGCAAAAGGATCTAAAACAGTCATGGTTGCGGGACATTTAGATGAAGTAGGCTTTATGGTAACTCAAATCGATGACAACGGCTTCTTGAAATTTATACCGGTAGGCGGTTGGTGGAACCAAGTCATGTTATCTCAAAAAGTTACAGTAACAACTGACGACGATAAAGAAATCAGAGGGATTATCGGATCTAAACCGCCGCATGTGCTGACACCTGAACAAAGAAAAGCACCGATTGATATGAAAGAAATGTTTATCGATATTGGCGTGAAATCAAAAGAGGAAGCGCAAAAATTAGGGGTAGATGTCGGTGACATGGTAACACCATATTCTGAGTTTGAAGTATTAGGCAACGATGATTATTTAACTGCTAAAGCATTTGACAACCGTTTTGGTTGCGCACTGGCTGTTGAAACATTAAATCATTTAAAGGATACGTCAATCAATATTGATTTAGTGTCAGGTGCCACAGTACAAGAAGAAGTAGGGTTGCGCGGTGCGAAAGTCGCAGCTAACAAAATCAAGCCGGATTTAGCAATTGCAGTAGATGTCGGCATTGCTTACGATACGCCAGGAATGGGCGGAGGCATGCATGAAGCAGAATTAGGCAAAGGACCTTTAGTTGTGATGATGGATGCTTCTGTTATCGGACATTCTGGTTTCAGAAAACACGTTAAAAAAGTTGCAGAAGAAAAAGGAATTGAAGTGCAATGGGATACAACGCCAGGCGGCGGTACAGATGCCGGCAGTATCCACTTAGCGAATGAAGGAATTCCATCTATTGTTATCGGTGTTCCGTTACGCTACATGCACTCTAATGTTTCTGTAATGCATAAACAAGATTATCTTAATGCTGTAAAACTAGTAACAGAAGTTGTGAAATCATTAGATGACGAAACAGTAGACAATATTATTTGGTAA